One genomic region from Apodemus sylvaticus chromosome 1, mApoSyl1.1, whole genome shotgun sequence encodes:
- the LOC127668680 gene encoding serum amyloid A-1 protein-like isoform X2, with protein sequence MKLLTSLFFCSLLLGVCNGGWSFIREAFEGAGDMWRAYSDMREANWKNSDKYFHARGNYDAAQRGPGGAWAAEKISNLREGIQSLLGSGHEDTEADQEANRHGRSGKDPNYYRPPGLPDKY encoded by the exons ATGAAGCTGCTCACCAGTCTGTTCTTCTGCTCCCTGCTCCTGGGAGTCTGCAATGGAGGCTGGTCGTTTATCCGTGAGGCTTTCGAAG GGGCTGGGGACATGTGGCGAGCCTACTCTGACATGAGGGAGGCTAACTGGAAAAACTCAGACAAGTACTTCCATGCTCGGGGGAACTATGATGCTGCCCAAAGGGGTCCTGGGGGAGCCTGGGCTGCTGAGAAAATCAG TAATTTAAGAGAGGGCATTCAGTCACTTTTGGGCAGTGGACATGAGGACACCGAGGCTGACCAGGAAGCCAACAGACATGGCCGCAGTGGCAAGGACCCCAATTACTACAGACCTCCTGGCctgcctgacaaatactga
- the LOC127668680 gene encoding serum amyloid A-1 protein-like isoform X1 has translation MTCGWRTHWAPSRFLLQALQEMTCWEFPQAPCQAVLAPHLSRELSINTCLLSPTATDLQLCPADTSRMKLLTSLFFCSLLLGVCNGGWSFIREAFEGAGDMWRAYSDMREANWKNSDKYFHARGNYDAAQRGPGGAWAAEKISNLREGIQSLLGSGHEDTEADQEANRHGRSGKDPNYYRPPGLPDKY, from the exons ATGACCTGTGGCTGGAGAACTCACTGGGCACCGAGTAGATTTCTGTTGCAGGCTTTACAAGAAATGACCTGCTGGGAGTTTCCCCAAGCACCTTGCCAGGCTGTCCTTGCCCCACACCTCAGCAGGGAACTCAGCATAAATACCTGTCTCCTCTCACCCACAGCCACAGACCTCCAGCTCTGCCCAGCAGACACCAG CAGGATGAAGCTGCTCACCAGTCTGTTCTTCTGCTCCCTGCTCCTGGGAGTCTGCAATGGAGGCTGGTCGTTTATCCGTGAGGCTTTCGAAG GGGCTGGGGACATGTGGCGAGCCTACTCTGACATGAGGGAGGCTAACTGGAAAAACTCAGACAAGTACTTCCATGCTCGGGGGAACTATGATGCTGCCCAAAGGGGTCCTGGGGGAGCCTGGGCTGCTGAGAAAATCAG TAATTTAAGAGAGGGCATTCAGTCACTTTTGGGCAGTGGACATGAGGACACCGAGGCTGACCAGGAAGCCAACAGACATGGCCGCAGTGGCAAGGACCCCAATTACTACAGACCTCCTGGCctgcctgacaaatactga
- the LOC127668680 gene encoding uncharacterized protein LOC127668680 isoform X3, with amino-acid sequence MTCGWRTHWAPSRFLLQALQEMTCWEFPQAPCQAVLAPHLSRELSINTCLLSPTATDLQLCPADTSRMKLLTSLFFCSLLLGVCNGGWSFIREAFEVI; translated from the exons ATGACCTGTGGCTGGAGAACTCACTGGGCACCGAGTAGATTTCTGTTGCAGGCTTTACAAGAAATGACCTGCTGGGAGTTTCCCCAAGCACCTTGCCAGGCTGTCCTTGCCCCACACCTCAGCAGGGAACTCAGCATAAATACCTGTCTCCTCTCACCCACAGCCACAGACCTCCAGCTCTGCCCAGCAGACACCAG CAGGATGAAGCTGCTCACCAGTCTGTTCTTCTGCTCCCTGCTCCTGGGAGTCTGCAATGGAGGCTGGTCGTTTATCCGTGAGGCTTTCGAAG TAATTTAA